The window aataattaaaaaacatacatttctgtGTATTGATGACCCACATGTATTTTCAAAAACcagaaaaagcttttttttttttttacagttaaacACAAACCTTTAGGGATTCCATTCAATTGTGGGAAACTTGTACAATAAAACCATAATACTGAAATGATCACATAAGagatgaacatttttaaatcagatttcttttatttgcaCTGATTTACATAAATCTACAGATATAAAAGAACAGGTGGCCTATGGTTGAATTGGAAAcaagagaacaaaaaaataacagtaGATATTCTATCATACAATTCAAAGTGCATTTAGTAAAAGGCTAATTTAAATGAGACCTGTCTGCAAACTTTACAtaagttaacttttttttttttgattagtACAATAGTTCTTTCCTTTTTGTACCCCTGTACACTCAGGCTTCATTCACAACATCTTCCTTTGTGTTTACTGAAAAGCTAACGTCCTCAGGAGGACTGAGAATGAGTGTACAGCACAACGAAAAGCGAAGAAAAGAAATCACAGAACTTCCATTTGTAATACCTTAGAATAAAGTACGTCAAGACCGTCGCCCCACCTTAAACAGAGACGCTGTACAGAGTAAACCAACCAAAATGTACATGATTGACTGGTTAAATGCAGTCAGACTGGAGgggaggcctgagctgctgacaTACAATGAATGAAACCTCACTCACACCAGtggaaagagacacacacacacacacacacacacacacacacacacacacacagacagacagaaaagggggggaaaacaaATAGTAGTGAGGACAGGTGGGCTCGAAATGAGGCTCGCTAATTAGActcaaacaagaaaacacagttCAGGCCCACATTCAGCATCACTTTGTCTCCACACTGAACACGACCCCATACCTCATACAGCATTTAATCCTGAGGCTGACCCCGGTCCTCCCTGAAAGGTTGCCCCGGGTATTTATATCAGAGCTTAACCTTTTCATTATGAACAGCGTGGATTCGTGGGGCTCGCTACAAAGCCCCTCTCTACTAGCCCCTAACAATTTGTGCTTACTCACCAAATGACTTTGTTTCTGGCGGAGAACCTGTGGGCCACCCTGCAGCGCAATACGTACAGGTCGACACGCTAACTCACTGTGTGCCCGATCCAGTTACGCCACACGCAGGGCCAACGCTCAGCAGACTCTCACCTCACTGTAATTTTTGCCTGGTTATCACAGAGGTCACAGTGATTTTTACTTACAAttaggggggggggaaaggttAATGCTGTCATGTCTCGCAAATGTGTCGGGACCGTTAACACATGAGGACCTCAAAAGAGTATTTGGTCTGATCAAAATACGACGATGGCCACACAGTTGGAAACATCACTGTGCTAAACAAGAGAGGCCAGAATGTTTTGTGACTCACTGTTGCTGCCGCTCAGATTTCTGTCGCGCGAGAACAGATATTATAAAGATTAAAATGAAGGCAGCTGTCTATGAGAAGTTAAAAAAAGGGGATaaaagagaggatgaagagagtAAGAGGTGATGAAGATATGAATGATTTCCAGGTAGCTGGCGTCGGTCAGTAGAGGTCACTAAGGCCGGCAGTCTTGCGGGCTTTCTGCATGAGGGCACGGAGCTGGAACTGCTTCCTGGACAGAAGGCGTACATGCTGTAACAAAAGAGAGTACGAGTTAAAAAGGATGAAATCATCTACCGTatctacacagcagctgtctCAAACACGTTTTTTCGCTCTAATCTGTTGTAACATCGCAGCGTAGGCATATTTTTACGCTTCAAGTCTACTGGAATCTGTGCCTGAACACATCCTGTGTAGACACAGGTGGAGGACTGAGTATGCAGGCTGTGTGGACATCATGTTGTGATTACTGGCAGCTGTGTTGACGTGTTCACCTTGAGAAAAACCTCCAGGTCTATGACGCCCCTGCGCAGGGCCTCTCCCAGGTAGAAGATGGTGTCCTCAATTGCATTTTCTTCAGCATAAAGGTTCAGGATCTGTTTGTACAGCGGAGCTGTAGGCACAATGACGTCGTCAATGTCATTGTTCTCTGATTGGTTCTCCATCTTCTCCAAGGCTTCGCTCAGCTCATCGTCCTTTCTCTTCAGCAGCTCGATATTTCTGTCGACCTCAGTCTAGTGGAAACACAATGATCACAACCACGTCATGTTTGGtattctgaaaaacaaaaactgaaaacagaagaggacagaaatagaattgaaaaagaggagaaactcTCACCACTTCCTGGTCAAGCCTTGACACCATCTCCTCCAGTTTCTGATGTCCCTTCTTCAGATCCTCCTCCGTTCGCTTCAGGGCATCCAGCTCTGCCTGAGCtctgtccatctcctccttcatcctccagcGAAGCTTGTCACTCACCGCTGAAATCAGAGATGCACGGATGGTGTCCTCGCCGATGGTGCCGTCTCTGCTCTGgcctgaagaggaagaagtttaGAAGAAATGTGAGACAGTGAACCGAAGAAACAGAGAACTCTTTTtggtagctttttttttgtactttttaaaacttggtgcctacattacccacaatgcagcttagACACTGAGTAACATCGTTTGAGGCAgttaatcagattacatgcagcttcctctggagccacacaaGGCTTTATCCTACATTTGTCatatatgcagtagtactcatAAAGATCACTAAACACACTTTTATGTTTAAAATTGGTTTAAAAATTATATTCACTTACTGGAACAACTGTAACAATGCAGTCCAATACAATAACATGAGAATGACCAtactaataaaatgtgatttgaCACATCagtcaataaaacaacattacaaAGTAAAGCCTCAAAAAGTGGTTATTATGTAAGTGAGACAGAACTGATGGGTGTCTTCAGAGTCAAGACCAGTTCATGTACAGTCTGGAGTCAGCACCACAAATGTCAGAGTTGAGATTGCTAAATATAGGAGACAGCTAAAGCTTCTTCTGTATGCTGGTCCATGACCAGCATTTCCCTGGTGGTAACTGATGTTGGGGCAGCAGATGGATCCCCTGATCTTAGGTCCGTCTTTGTGAGGGGTTACTGTTCCCATCCTAAATATAGCGCTGCGTGCTTCTGAGGTGTAGGCTATAAGGGCTGAAGGGGGTACTGGTCCTTCCCCCTTCTAGTCCATCCCACTCTTTGGCCTTTCATGCTCCCTGTTTAAGTTACACTAATGACCTTTCACTGGCGGCTCAGCGCGCCATCGAAGTCACACAGTGGGTGAGAGAGTTTGAGTCAAAAGGTCACATGTATTAATTCAAGGTCAGCTAAAGACCAAGGAAAGGAGggaatggcttttttttttttttaggggtgAATTTAAATAATGAGTTTTGGATCATTGTATTATAATATTAAGACACAAATGAGACGTGCAGCCAAAAATAATTACTAATAGTTCACATTCTTCTGTGTCTGTGCTCAATATTTGGGTAAAGGATTAAAAGGTACAggtggaaaagagagaaagggggaagaTAAACACATCCTGCATATCAGAGTAGGATACAGGATATAGTTCCTGGTGCGGAGGTGTCAAGCAACAAGCACCACCCATACGAATGAACTTTTGGTTTTAGgaaaccttttttattttcatcttgtGACTACATTTGAATGAGGAACGCAAGTAAAGAAGATAAAAGTCTTCATTCCTATTGCTGTATACATACTGTCATTACTACTTTGAACTATTCGATTAAACAGTAGTGTAATCAATAATAATGCGATCAGGGGCACCGTTTAGCTTTAAAACACAGCCAAGAGAAAGAAGGAATAAAGCACCTCAGATACTAAACGTGATACATACCCACTGTGGAAACTGGAGGCTGGGAGGGGTAGTGTGCCGGTCCAGCTGTGGCCGGATAAGAGTTGCCCCCTGGGTACTGATATGCTGGGTAGCCTCTGCAAATGGTTACATGATCAACAAAGAGCTAATTCTTgacattttccatttaaaaaaaaagttttttttattcttaactCTTAGCTATAAATGTACGTGAACCAGCTGAACTGTGTATCAAGAATAAATATGCTTCTATGTGATTTGCTGCTTCAGAATCTATGGAAACAAACAGGTCAGGACAGGTTTGTTTGGAAAcacagtgtatgtgtgtttagcTGGGTTGAGAAGCGCTCTGCAAACATCTTACCCTGGGTTGGGATTTGGGCCGTAGGATGATACTGCCGGCATGCCAGGCATGTAGGAAGCTGAGGGACAGAGAGGTGAGAGTGAAACAATCAGATCTGATGACATGCATGTGGAATTATTCTTTATCTCTTTGGTTCCCACATGGACATGGTCACTTTCATTTTTCTATGGTGTGCTGTAGTGGCATCTGAGCTCCATCTGGTGCTTGAGGGAATAAATGCATCCCTAACAGCACAATGAATAAATAAGGCCAGTGTACCAATATAAAACAGCAATAATGTTTAGTATTGCCAAAGCATAATTTGTAATTTTGTGACCGTTTAGCCAAAATTtgacaatacaatacaataaaaagttaGTGAAGATATGACAACAAAACTGGAGAACAtcactttgacaaaaaaaatcctatCATCAGAAAAAGTTATCAATTTATTAGGATATACGACTCAGTTGCCAGTTTTTTTTAGGTACACTTGTCTAAAGCTAAAGAAAGTGAAGCCCTACAATTAATCCCACCTTTAATGAAAGTTGTAATTTTTCTGGATTTTAGACTTAGCCAGGAGAGCTACTGCACCATGTTGGAAGAGTACGGATGCTCCATCATTGAAAATGTGGATAAGGGAACTTTGGGACTGTACACAGTCTGTATCAGCCTGGAAAGACTAACTTACATTTCTATGGGCAAGTGGAAAGACTTTATTCAGCTCTGGGAAATATATATGAATGTCATAAAGGATGGATATGTAAGCTTTACCTAAAAAAGCTAATTGTAAACAATGCAAGGCAATATCTGGTTTTATTTGTAATCTATTTGATATTGGTGcaagttgagtgtgtgtgtatgtgggtgtgtatCTCTATGTAAAGTGCGTGTTTCTAGTCTCAAACTGTCGTATTGTTACTGTATGTTTCAGTGATGTAATGTTAGAAAACGAGAAAATTATAATAaacacattgttaaaaaaagaaagttgtaATATGCATTTCAaactattttttaaagtttgtttttttcatggttCTGTAAGCTGTATTCGTGgtgcttatttatttatttattcattcattcatcatagAGACGTATTTCTAGTATTTAGACTCATCACTGGTATAAATTGGCCTTTTAGACCTTTCGGTCTACTGTGTGTAAATACTTCTCTTAACACCACATCACCTTCTATGAAAATATTATGCAaatcatcatgtttttcttACTCAACGACCAAATGGCCAGTGAGATTATCGTCTTATAACAAAAACGCATGTCACTCACGGTTAGGGGGTCCAGCTGCTTGGAAGGCCTGGTAGGGGGCTTGTGTGGTGGGGCGAGAAAACACAGGAGGCTCCTCTCCAAAGACCACAATCATCACCTGAATCAGACCGTACAGATCTGACTGAGGCTGTGAGACACACAGTGAAGGGCAAGATTTATTAACCAAGACATCAAATGCAACATGAAATTATAAATGATTAACAGGCAAGCcatcactgaaatgtt is drawn from Sparus aurata chromosome 8, fSpaAur1.1, whole genome shotgun sequence and contains these coding sequences:
- the tsg101a gene encoding tumor susceptibility 101a, encoding MAVVNEPALKKMLKQYKYRDLTVREITNVISQYKDLKPLMDAYVFNDGSTRDLMSLTGTVPVSYRGNIYNIPVCLWLLDTYPYNPPICFVKPTSAMMIKTGKHIDANGKIYLPYLHEWKHPQSDLYGLIQVMIVVFGEEPPVFSRPTTQAPYQAFQAAGPPNPSYMPGMPAVSSYGPNPNPGGYPAYQYPGGNSYPATAGPAHYPSQPPVSTVGQSRDGTIGEDTIRASLISAVSDKLRWRMKEEMDRAQAELDALKRTEEDLKKGHQKLEEMVSRLDQEVTEVDRNIELLKRKDDELSEALEKMENQSENNDIDDVIVPTAPLYKQILNLYAEENAIEDTIFYLGEALRRGVIDLEVFLKHVRLLSRKQFQLRALMQKARKTAGLSDLY